In a genomic window of Halalkalicoccus sp. CG83:
- a CDS encoding phosphoribosyltransferase family protein: MNRVEKATLQLGAVSILGVLKGSRTYEELAELTGLPAGDLNRYVNGHVLPGVERARAVVEDVGRETLAAELDARIEFDAEGYVDNSEVVFDQPFLDLVAPVVAESFGFDRPDVVLTAATDGITLAAAIASHFDARCAYAKKSKETAVEEFIEARERLESGIELTYYLPASALRSGERVLVVDDLIRSGETQELLLEIVEGADAHVAGVFALIAAGDEGIERARARTDGPVDALTRAD; encoded by the coding sequence ATGAACAGAGTCGAGAAGGCCACCCTCCAGTTGGGGGCGGTCTCGATCCTGGGTGTACTCAAGGGGAGCCGCACCTACGAGGAGCTCGCCGAACTGACCGGGCTTCCGGCCGGCGACCTGAACCGCTACGTCAACGGCCACGTCCTCCCCGGCGTCGAGCGGGCCAGGGCCGTCGTCGAGGACGTCGGTCGGGAGACGCTGGCGGCGGAGCTCGACGCCCGCATCGAGTTCGACGCGGAGGGGTACGTCGACAACTCGGAGGTCGTCTTCGACCAGCCCTTTCTGGATCTGGTCGCGCCCGTCGTCGCCGAGTCCTTCGGCTTCGACCGGCCCGACGTGGTACTCACCGCGGCCACCGACGGGATCACCCTCGCGGCGGCGATCGCGAGCCACTTCGACGCCCGGTGTGCGTACGCCAAGAAATCGAAGGAGACCGCGGTCGAGGAGTTCATCGAGGCCCGGGAGCGCCTCGAATCGGGGATCGAGCTCACCTACTACCTGCCCGCCTCGGCGCTACGGTCGGGCGAACGGGTGCTCGTGGTCGACGACCTGATCCGATCGGGCGAGACCCAGGAGCTGCTGCTGGAGATCGTCGAGGGCGCCGACGCACACGTCGCGGGCGTCTTCGCGCTGATCGCCGCCGGCGACGAAGGAATCGAGCGCGCCAGAGCACGGACCGACGGCCCCGTCGACGCACTCACTCGCGCCGACTGA